Within the Achromobacter spanius genome, the region CAACGATGCTTACGCTGGGATATCGGTATTGAGTGAGTTGCCAAGCGGCCGGATCTTCCGGCCGTACCCGAGACAGCCCCGCTACAGACGCGCTACAAACTCGATCCCCCATCCACCACCATCAAACACCCCGTAACGTAAGCCGCCTCATCAGACGCCAGAAACAGCGCCGCATTGGCGATGTCCCAGGGGCTGCCCTGGCGCCCCATCGGGCACCTTGCGTCCCGCGTCTTGTGCCCTGCTTCCGCCGCCTCTGCACTTGCATACAGCGCATCGGCATGCGGCGTGCGGATCATGCCGGGGATGATGCAATTGCACCGCACCTGGTCCGGGGCATACTGCCGCGCGATGACCCGCGTCATGTGATTGACGGCTGCCTTGGCGGTGCTGTACGACAGGAATTGCATCGGGCTCCATTTCAGGCTTGCCGTTGACGATACGTTGATGATGGACCCGCCACCACGCGCTTTCATCTGCGGCAGGAAGGCGCGCGCCATCGCCATGGAACCGCGCACGTTGACCGTCATGACGCGATCCCACTCGTCGTCTTGCACGGCAAGCAGGTCGCCCTGGATTTCGATGCCGACGTTGTTGTGCAGGATATCGACGCCACCGAAACGCCTCGCCACGTCTTGCGAAGCCTGCTCTATCTGCGCCGAATCCGTGACGTCCAATTCAAGCGCTTCCGCAACGCCGCCCTCCGCGCGAATCATCTCCACGGTCTCTTCTGCGGCCGCCAGGGACCGATCGGTGCAGATGACGGTTGCGCCTTCACGCGCGAACCGGATCGCACAGGCGGCTCCGTTACCCACCTGATCAGCA harbors:
- a CDS encoding SDR family NAD(P)-dependent oxidoreductase, whose product is MRLASKVALVAGAGTLRNSFSAADQVGNGAACAIRFAREGATVICTDRSLAAAEETVEMIRAEGGVAEALELDVTDSAQIEQASQDVARRFGGVDILHNNVGIEIQGDLLAVQDDEWDRVMTVNVRGSMAMARAFLPQMKARGGGSIINVSSTASLKWSPMQFLSYSTAKAAVNHMTRVIARQYAPDQVRCNCIIPGMIRTPHADALYASAEAAEAGHKTRDARCPMGRQGSPWDIANAALFLASDEAAYVTGCLMVVDGGSSL